One segment of Solanum stenotomum isolate F172 chromosome 1, ASM1918654v1, whole genome shotgun sequence DNA contains the following:
- the LOC125860692 gene encoding uncharacterized protein LOC125860692, which translates to MAPSKQWMQLVDNRLDETYLVGVQKFLDYAFRKTGEEYEIRCPCVKCCNTTLGTHEIVETHLIVYGIIQNYTYWYHHGERLGEPLSESEHEDEGEDENGDAVEECESEDEVEELLRDLYPNQDGGTTNTDCDDLLEEEPNVEAKIFYNLLKDFELPLYKNSKASKLSTLIKLLHIKSIGRWSNASFTMLLKLLKEELLPDEDNLPNSYYEAKKIIRELGLSYDKIDACTNDCMLYCKEDSLLDSCKVCGASRWKLHTHSRETRNKKGKKIASKSLRYFPLKPRLQRLFMSTTTSTLMTWHKDKRVDDGIMRHPADSMAWKSFDELHPSFAAEPRNVRLGLASDGF; encoded by the coding sequence ATGGCTCCTAGTAAGCAATGGATGCAACTTGTTGACAATCGGCTCGATGAAACCTACTTAGTTGGTGTCCAAAAGTTTTTGGATTATGCTTTTCGAAAAACAGGAGAGGAATATGAAATACGATGTCCATGTGTCAAATGTTGCAATACAACTTTAGGGACTCATGAAATAGTTGAGACACATTTGATAGTATATggaataattcaaaattatacttATTGGTATCATCATGGTGAACGTTTGGGTGAGCCATTGTCAGAATCTGAACATGAAGATGAAGGTGAAGATGAAAATGGTGATGCAGTAGAAGAATGTGAGAGTGAGGATGAGGTAGAAGAATTGTTGAGAGATTTATATCCTAATCAAGATGGAGGAACTACAAACACTGATTGTGATGATCTACTTGAGGAGGAACCAAATGTTGAAGCAAAAATTTTTTACAACTTATTAAAGGATTTCGAGCTGCCACTGTACAAAAATTCAAAAGCTTCAAAACTTTCCACTTTGATTAAATTGCTTCACATCAAAAGTATTGGTCGTTGGAGTAATGCGTCATTTACAATgttattgaaattgttgaaagAAGAGTTGTTGCCTGATGAAGACAATTTGCCAAACTCATATTATGAGGCAAAGAAGATAATTCGAGAACTCGGCCTTTCTTATGACAAGATTGATGCTTGTACTAATGATTGCATGTTATACTGTAAGGAGGATAGCCTACTTGATTCTTGCAAAGTTTGTGGGGCGTCCAGATGGAAATTGCATACACATAGTCGTGAAACAAGgaataaaaaaggtaaaaagatAGCTTCAAAGAGTTTACGCTATTTTCCTTTAAAGCCTAGACTTCAGAGGTTGTTTATGTCTACAACAACATCTACTCTTATGACATGGCATAAGGATAAAAGAGTTGATGATGGGATAATGAGGCACCCAGCTGATTCAATGGCATGGAAGTCATTTGATGAACTTCATCCTTCATTTGCAGCCGAGCCTCGTAATGTTCGACTTGGACTTGCTAGTGATGGATTTTAG